The following proteins are co-located in the Streptomyces sp. DT2A-34 genome:
- a CDS encoding 3-keto-5-aminohexanoate cleavage protein, with amino-acid sequence MIQVCLNGPRGAVDGAVVPLSPEALADSAAEAVAAGATDIHVHPKTPCGQDSLSPRVLAPTLEAIRARVPVPVGVTTGAWAEPDPEARLERIRSWTVLPDHASVNWHEDGAEEVAAALIDRGVGVEAGIWSGTDGAARFAASPLGPRVLRVLAEVTDRSAESAEETARALLTDLGSAFGRPVLLHGEDAGAWPVLRLAGRLGLAGRIGLEDTLVLPDGERAGSNGQLVAAGLVHYGWWSQRSS; translated from the coding sequence ATGATCCAGGTGTGTCTCAACGGGCCCCGAGGGGCGGTTGACGGTGCGGTGGTGCCTCTCTCGCCGGAGGCGCTGGCCGACTCCGCGGCCGAGGCCGTCGCGGCCGGGGCCACGGACATCCATGTCCATCCCAAGACCCCCTGCGGGCAGGACAGTCTGTCGCCGCGGGTGCTCGCGCCCACGCTGGAGGCGATACGGGCCCGGGTTCCGGTTCCGGTCGGCGTGACGACGGGCGCGTGGGCGGAACCGGATCCCGAAGCACGGCTGGAGCGCATCCGGAGCTGGACGGTGCTGCCGGACCACGCCTCGGTGAACTGGCATGAAGACGGCGCCGAGGAGGTGGCCGCCGCCCTGATCGACCGGGGCGTCGGTGTCGAGGCCGGCATCTGGTCCGGCACCGACGGAGCGGCACGGTTCGCCGCCTCACCGCTGGGGCCGAGAGTGCTGCGGGTGCTGGCGGAGGTGACGGACAGGTCCGCGGAGTCGGCCGAGGAGACCGCCCGAGCGCTGCTGACCGACCTGGGCTCGGCGTTCGGCCGTCCGGTGCTGCTGCACGGGGAGGACGCGGGGGCGTGGCCGGTGCTGCGGCTGGCGGGGCGGCTGGGGCTGGCGGGGCGTATCGGGCTGGAGGACACGCTGGTCCTGCCGGACGGGGAACGGGCCGGGTCGAACGGGCAGTTGGTGGCGGCGGGGCTGGTCCACTACGGGTGGTGGTCCCAGCGCTCGTCGTGA